In Bacteroidia bacterium, a single genomic region encodes these proteins:
- a CDS encoding S8 family serine peptidase, with protein MNTKLCLHSFGLLFQRFLFQKGIRRGIKNTLILFLFLLPLNVAGQSLQLTEFAIFGGDSGTSGSVSIGDDFNLDSGDVGSYIQISIQGRMIAGGNIHSGGTVILETRNNIAGNISAANNNSVSGNIVNAGTNAVFTGNVDANGDINIVSGFVGGTVTLPAGSTYSGPVSGGGVTNAAPSLPQLPLLPAPASIPAAGTQDITASQAIVPGAYGDLILSSGSDTITFDGPGVYVFKSISISGSSAHFLYDFQNSVTGQLWIYVEDDASLGKLEAALVNGGDPSRIRMEVHGSGTSSGGFAVNTHNSAQGLWLGTIYAPNGGINIGSGSGNVKVKGALISRANIQIGNNVAMRHIPFTSPTILPYYPPPVLGKHSSPLGSELTSLYQNAHSYSDTLGNIFNLENDSVYVEIIAIAGKYDTLLALLQTHPYGLTDIINNWKSDLIISGKFPVANLWKLDSLQSLINFCRPLYPPLSNSGLTLSKGDSSMRSFVARNAYNIDGTGIKLGVLSDSYNTIPNNPALTDVLNGDLPASVDILQDYPFGRRTDEGRAMLQIIHDIAPAADLAFRTGFISANDFAQGILQLQQANCDIILDDITYITEPFFQDGVVAQAVDTVVANGATYFSAAGNYGNKSYQSVFDSAMAPPGVVGGAHNFGGNDIFQKVSLKPGTYTIVLQWEDSIYSNGQVLTGTENDLDIYLTDDNGVALFGFNRNNLGGDPIEILPFTVLNETTSNIMVVRASGSGTVNFKYVVFRGEMTIDEHNSGSSTIVGQANAEGAIAVGAVLYLNTPIFGVDPPTVASFSSVGGTPVNGVVRNKPDICAPNGGNTTVNLGGLNIDNDAFPNFFGTSAAAPHAAGVAALLMQAKHKFYNDSFSATQMRTLLSSTAIDMDAPGFDFQTGNGFVNAQAAMFTLGTPIPTLSELAYDTSKVPGTQPFVLNLEGEYFSPQSKVLLQGDTLPTAFLNETQLTATVPPFLGNPGVHVYNPPFSPSGLDGGSSDTLRFFNSVKHTIAITANDTAKKFGEKLPEFRASITVDGIPMDSTAYSLSDLGLDSLMFLTPAVSTSNTGIYFIRPYLDDTNSTDTSVVFEYQFFDGLLTIEKLPVLIKPENLTLDFRDPIGAFNFIYIYDESNIDSAERETFRNNLIHEHQSNLVENAFALVDGRALVNGRPLVNSDIQDLTFLVSARALVNGRPLVNGRPLVNNVVPDTLQIIDVALASIFQYQDNPDSAALVSARPLVNARALVNARALVNGRALVNGRPLVNGRPLVNNSTLPDSGGADVVVIIDSLDAYAPPDDSVTGLLPITMITGTSEGIHKVVPGALISENFDVSYDLGTLEILPLAAGNFLGYAVDIHGDYAIASAPRTSNHKGAVYILFNDNGDWKQQAKIFASDSTAKDKFGSSVAISDKYAIVGAPEVNDSGNFSGAAYIFERQGVHWTQKARIIPADNQTGDWYGYSVGISGDYAIVGALGDDDKGPQSGSAYLFFRNGNGDWELQTKLTAADGWANDYFGFSVDLTETDAIVGAHRNNDNGTHSGSAYIFNRNGTTWSQQAKLLASNANLKDSFGYSVSIHGDDAMVGAIGVDSPATNAGSVYIFSRNGTTWSQQARFVSDDAGAGEQFGSAISLETDSALVGVYLDEPNGLRSGSSYLFVRSGTSWIQDRKMTAPSPKFLDDFGFTVGISNNFAIVGAKGDDSRGGSAGAVYIFNLAYSPMLIPDNENDYVKFIEGMAGAGSVVMLHSVEGSSESAIREAKGSQVRIYPNPAGDEVNITWEASKGEGVVEFIDGKGTIVKRHNNQGPIDIGDLKQGLYVVRVRINAAVSYHKLLVVR; from the coding sequence ATGAATACAAAATTATGTCTGCACAGCTTCGGCCTGTTATTTCAGAGATTCCTTTTTCAAAAAGGAATTCGCAGGGGCATAAAGAACACGCTCATCCTTTTCCTATTCTTGCTTCCCCTTAATGTTGCGGGGCAGTCACTTCAGCTTACGGAATTCGCCATTTTTGGCGGTGATTCGGGAACTTCCGGTAGTGTATCCATTGGTGATGACTTTAATCTGGACAGCGGAGATGTCGGAAGTTATATACAGATCAGCATCCAGGGCAGAATGATAGCCGGAGGAAATATTCACAGCGGAGGAACTGTGATCTTAGAGACCCGGAATAATATTGCCGGGAATATTTCTGCTGCCAATAATAACAGCGTTTCAGGAAACATAGTAAATGCCGGAACCAACGCTGTTTTTACAGGAAATGTAGATGCAAACGGGGATATAAATATTGTTAGCGGTTTTGTGGGAGGCACAGTTACCCTTCCAGCGGGCTCTACCTACAGCGGACCTGTTTCGGGTGGAGGTGTAACGAATGCTGCTCCCTCATTGCCCCAGTTACCTCTGCTGCCTGCGCCTGCTTCTATCCCCGCTGCAGGAACCCAGGATATTACAGCAAGCCAGGCGATCGTCCCCGGGGCTTATGGTGACCTTATTTTATCAAGTGGCAGTGATACCATCACGTTTGATGGGCCCGGTGTGTACGTGTTTAAATCCATCAGCATCAGCGGATCGTCAGCTCATTTTCTTTATGATTTTCAGAACAGCGTTACAGGACAATTATGGATTTACGTGGAAGATGATGCCAGCCTGGGGAAACTTGAAGCAGCCCTAGTAAATGGCGGAGATCCTTCCAGAATTAGAATGGAAGTCCATGGCAGCGGCACCTCATCCGGAGGCTTTGCAGTAAATACGCATAACAGCGCGCAAGGGCTGTGGCTGGGTACGATCTACGCCCCGAACGGTGGGATCAATATAGGTTCCGGATCAGGAAATGTTAAAGTGAAAGGTGCCCTGATCAGCCGTGCGAATATTCAGATCGGGAACAACGTAGCGATGAGGCATATTCCGTTTACTTCTCCGACTATCCTGCCTTATTATCCGCCACCTGTTCTGGGCAAGCATTCTTCTCCGCTTGGATCAGAACTTACCTCCCTCTATCAAAATGCGCATTCCTATTCTGATACGCTTGGAAATATTTTTAACCTGGAAAATGACAGCGTGTATGTGGAGATCATTGCGATAGCCGGTAAATATGATACGCTCCTTGCGCTGCTGCAAACGCACCCTTATGGATTGACGGATATTATCAACAACTGGAAAAGCGATCTCATCATCAGTGGAAAATTCCCTGTCGCCAACCTGTGGAAACTGGATAGCCTTCAGAGCCTTATCAATTTCTGCCGCCCGCTATATCCTCCGCTAAGCAATAGTGGCTTGACGCTCAGCAAAGGCGACAGCTCCATGCGGAGTTTTGTGGCACGGAACGCCTACAATATTGATGGAACAGGGATCAAACTTGGCGTATTGTCAGACAGCTATAACACCATTCCAAATAATCCTGCACTCACTGATGTGCTGAACGGAGACCTTCCCGCTTCGGTCGACATATTACAGGATTACCCATTCGGAAGAAGAACGGATGAGGGCAGGGCAATGCTTCAGATCATCCACGACATCGCACCTGCAGCGGATTTAGCTTTTCGTACAGGCTTCATCAGCGCGAATGATTTTGCACAGGGGATCCTGCAACTTCAGCAGGCAAACTGCGACATCATCCTGGATGACATTACTTATATCACAGAACCTTTCTTCCAGGATGGCGTGGTGGCACAAGCCGTTGATACCGTGGTTGCAAACGGAGCAACGTACTTCAGCGCTGCCGGGAACTATGGAAATAAATCTTACCAGAGTGTTTTTGATTCTGCTATGGCTCCTCCTGGCGTTGTTGGTGGTGCCCACAACTTTGGCGGCAACGATATATTTCAAAAGGTGTCACTGAAACCCGGCACATACACCATCGTATTGCAGTGGGAGGATTCAATCTATTCTAATGGGCAGGTGCTCACGGGTACAGAGAATGATCTTGATATTTACTTGACAGATGACAACGGGGTGGCGCTTTTTGGATTCAACCGGAATAACCTGGGCGGTGATCCGATAGAAATACTTCCTTTCACAGTATTGAATGAAACCACCTCTAATATCATGGTGGTTCGCGCCTCCGGTTCCGGAACCGTAAATTTTAAATACGTGGTCTTCAGGGGGGAGATGACCATTGATGAGCATAACAGCGGCAGCTCTACTATTGTAGGTCAGGCAAATGCTGAAGGTGCCATTGCTGTGGGCGCAGTGTTGTACCTCAATACGCCCATTTTTGGTGTGGATCCACCCACCGTTGCTTCTTTCTCTTCAGTGGGCGGAACGCCTGTAAATGGCGTGGTGCGCAATAAACCGGACATCTGCGCTCCGAACGGGGGCAACACCACCGTAAATCTTGGCGGCCTCAACATAGACAATGATGCCTTCCCTAACTTTTTCGGGACTTCAGCGGCAGCGCCTCATGCAGCGGGCGTTGCGGCTCTCCTAATGCAGGCGAAGCATAAATTTTACAATGATTCATTTAGCGCAACTCAAATGCGCACACTTTTAAGCTCCACCGCCATTGATATGGATGCTCCGGGTTTCGACTTTCAGACCGGAAATGGATTTGTAAATGCGCAGGCAGCTATGTTTACTTTAGGTACACCCATTCCTACCCTGTCAGAACTGGCCTATGATACTTCAAAGGTGCCGGGAACGCAGCCCTTTGTTCTCAACTTAGAAGGGGAGTATTTTTCTCCGCAATCCAAAGTATTGCTTCAGGGCGATACGCTGCCTACAGCCTTTCTGAACGAGACTCAGTTGACTGCAACGGTTCCGCCTTTCCTGGGAAATCCGGGTGTGCATGTATATAATCCGCCATTCTCCCCCAGCGGTCTGGATGGTGGAAGTTCTGATACCCTCCGTTTTTTCAATTCGGTGAAGCATACAATTGCAATAACGGCTAATGACACAGCTAAAAAATTCGGTGAGAAGTTGCCTGAGTTTAGGGCTTCAATAACGGTGGATGGAATTCCGATGGACAGCACCGCTTACTCACTGTCCGACCTGGGCCTTGACAGCCTGATGTTCCTCACACCAGCCGTCAGCACCAGCAATACCGGAATATATTTTATCAGGCCTTACCTGGATGATACCAACAGTACGGATACATCCGTAGTTTTTGAATATCAATTCTTTGATGGACTGCTGACCATTGAAAAGCTGCCGGTGCTCATAAAGCCCGAAAATTTAACTCTGGATTTTCGTGATCCGATTGGAGCTTTTAATTTCATTTATATCTATGATGAATCAAATATTGATTCTGCTGAGCGGGAAACATTCCGTAATAACCTTATCCATGAACATCAGAGCAACCTGGTGGAAAATGCATTTGCGCTGGTGGATGGCCGGGCGCTCGTTAATGGCCGCCCGCTCGTGAATTCTGACATTCAGGACCTGACATTTCTGGTGAGCGCACGCGCATTGGTAAATGGAAGGCCCCTGGTCAATGGCCGGCCTCTGGTCAACAACGTTGTGCCTGATACCCTGCAAATTATTGATGTAGCATTAGCTTCAATTTTTCAATATCAGGATAATCCTGACTCTGCTGCGTTGGTGAGTGCAAGGCCTCTTGTAAACGCGAGAGCCCTTGTGAACGCCAGGGCGCTGGTGAACGGGAGAGCGCTCGTTAACGGGCGTCCGCTGGTAAACGGAAGGCCATTGGTTAACAACAGTACCCTGCCCGATTCAGGTGGTGCAGATGTGGTGGTGATCATAGATTCACTTGATGCTTATGCTCCGCCAGACGATTCCGTTACGGGACTATTGCCAATAACCATGATCACAGGAACCTCGGAAGGCATTCATAAGGTGGTGCCGGGCGCCCTTATTTCTGAAAACTTCGATGTGAGTTATGACCTCGGGACGCTGGAGATACTACCCCTTGCAGCAGGAAACTTTCTTGGGTATGCCGTAGATATTCATGGTGATTATGCCATTGCATCTGCTCCAAGAACCAGCAATCATAAAGGGGCCGTTTATATTCTTTTCAATGACAATGGAGATTGGAAGCAGCAAGCCAAAATATTTGCAAGTGATAGCACTGCGAAGGATAAGTTTGGATCATCCGTAGCCATTTCGGATAAATATGCCATTGTGGGCGCCCCTGAGGTTAATGACAGCGGCAACTTTAGCGGTGCAGCGTACATCTTCGAGCGGCAGGGAGTTCACTGGACGCAAAAGGCCAGGATCATCCCTGCAGACAATCAGACTGGCGACTGGTATGGTTACAGTGTCGGAATTTCTGGCGACTATGCCATTGTAGGCGCACTGGGAGATGATGACAAGGGCCCGCAATCCGGTTCGGCCTATCTCTTCTTCCGCAACGGAAACGGAGATTGGGAGCTGCAAACCAAGCTTACAGCAGCAGACGGTTGGGCGAATGATTATTTCGGTTTTTCTGTGGATCTGACGGAAACGGATGCCATTGTAGGTGCGCACCGTAATAATGATAACGGAACCCACAGCGGTTCCGCCTATATTTTTAATCGAAATGGAACAACCTGGAGCCAGCAGGCTAAGCTTCTTGCATCAAATGCCAACCTTAAAGACAGCTTTGGATACAGCGTCAGCATTCATGGAGACGATGCAATGGTAGGTGCCATAGGCGTAGACTCTCCGGCAACAAATGCAGGTTCCGTCTATATCTTTTCCAGGAATGGAACCACCTGGAGCCAGCAAGCCAGGTTCGTTTCGGATGATGCCGGTGCAGGTGAACAATTCGGATCGGCTATCAGCCTTGAAACGGATTCTGCTTTGGTTGGCGTTTACCTGGATGAACCCAATGGACTGCGTAGCGGCTCTTCTTATTTATTCGTCCGTAGCGGCACTTCATGGATTCAGGACAGAAAAATGACGGCTCCAAGCCCTAAATTTCTTGACGATTTTGGTTTCACTGTTGGCATTTCCAACAACTTCGCGATAGTAGGGGCAAAAGGAGATGACTCCAGAGGTGGCAGTGCGGGAGCGGTCTATATCTTTAACCTGGCCTACAGCCCCATGTTGATACCGGACAATGAGAATGATTACGTGAAATTCATCGAAGGGATGGCTGGCGCTGGATCTGTTGTAATGCTACATTCCGTTGAAGGCAGTTCTGAATCAGCCATTCGGGAGGCGAAAGGGTCGCAGGTTCGCATTTATCCAAATCCTGCCGGTGATGAAGTGAACATTACCTGGGAGGCCTCGAAAGGGGAGGGTGTTGTAGAATTCATTGACGGGAAAGGAACTATCGTTAAACGCCACAACAATCAGGGACCCATTGATATTGGAGATTTAAAGCAGGGCCTGTATGTGGTGCGGGTCAGGATCAATGCAGCGGTTTCTTATCATAAACTTCTTGTTGTGCGATAG
- a CDS encoding DUF4625 domain-containing protein, with protein MKNTTFLLLALLMLSLGTACKKDNNNDDDKKDDPQVDTEKPTLNLVQPIEGATFENGDTMHIHAVITDNETVHDVAVAITRTNDDSEIFHAHYHFDAASAEVDTFYIISVPIHSDLILRVEASDHSENDTAISRGYHIMM; from the coding sequence ATGAAAAATACCACTTTCCTTTTGTTAGCTCTTTTAATGCTTTCCCTGGGCACTGCATGCAAAAAAGATAATAATAATGATGATGATAAAAAAGACGATCCACAGGTAGACACGGAAAAGCCCACACTGAACCTTGTGCAACCGATAGAGGGGGCGACTTTTGAAAATGGCGATACTATGCATATTCATGCAGTCATTACGGATAATGAAACCGTACATGATGTGGCGGTAGCGATTACCCGCACAAATGACGATTCAGAGATCTTTCATGCGCATTATCATTTTGATGCAGCCTCCGCTGAGGTGGATACCTTTTACATTATTTCGGTCCCCATTCACAGCGACCTGATACTGAGAGTAGAGGCATCAGACCATTCCGAGAATGATACGGCCATTTCGCGGGGATATCATATCATGATGTAA
- a CDS encoding DUF4837 family protein — translation MNNFIKPAYYIFCLLLAISVSQCKEQNGDGKQTATGQQERDSNERSLASATGTEFTYLIVVDDELNTPEFRQSLSEILHDPFSGLVSKESSLKPSFLTADAFSGLQKRQANLLFLSSRANDDAMGVMLEVFSQESVAEAMEGRGILTDKNLWARPQQLAYIPAQNENEILETLRQNKRLLLNMFDRNERQRVYSIIYPERGQNEKTEQLRSALGVQLKIPAIYRVAKELSDQEEEDKLLQTGLKTFFWIRNDTRNVANNILVYTQDYTSEEQLTQSYIINLRNKVGEAFVPGPTDTSYMQTEPIIEPAMSRSTLNDLPVVINRGHWRVEGDFMGGPFTNFTLLDEKNNRVITLDGFVYAPDQAKLPFIKRLEIIFSTLKVE, via the coding sequence ATGAACAATTTTATTAAACCGGCTTACTATATTTTTTGTCTTTTGCTGGCCATATCCGTTTCCCAATGCAAGGAGCAAAATGGGGATGGCAAACAAACCGCTACCGGGCAGCAGGAAAGAGACTCAAATGAACGGTCGCTTGCAAGCGCTACCGGGACTGAGTTTACCTACCTCATCGTGGTGGATGATGAACTGAACACTCCGGAATTCAGGCAATCGCTCAGTGAAATTTTGCATGATCCTTTTTCGGGGCTGGTTTCCAAAGAATCTTCACTAAAGCCTTCCTTTCTTACGGCTGATGCATTCAGTGGTTTGCAAAAGCGCCAGGCTAATTTGCTCTTTCTTTCCAGCCGCGCAAATGATGATGCTATGGGCGTGATGCTGGAGGTGTTTTCGCAGGAAAGCGTAGCAGAAGCTATGGAGGGCCGGGGAATATTGACGGACAAAAATTTGTGGGCCCGGCCTCAGCAACTGGCCTATATTCCTGCACAAAATGAAAACGAAATCCTGGAAACTCTCCGGCAGAATAAAAGGCTGCTGCTCAACATGTTTGACCGAAACGAGCGGCAGCGCGTGTATAGCATTATATATCCTGAACGTGGACAAAATGAAAAGACAGAGCAGCTAAGGAGCGCCCTGGGTGTTCAGTTGAAGATTCCCGCCATTTACAGAGTAGCAAAAGAGCTTAGTGACCAGGAGGAGGAAGATAAACTGTTGCAAACCGGGTTGAAAACCTTTTTCTGGATTCGGAATGATACGCGGAATGTGGCCAACAATATTCTGGTGTATACCCAGGATTACACGAGCGAGGAACAATTAACGCAGTCTTATATAATAAACCTTCGGAACAAGGTAGGAGAGGCTTTCGTGCCGGGGCCTACGGATACTTCTTATATGCAAACGGAGCCGATAATAGAGCCTGCCATGAGCCGGTCTACGCTCAACGATCTGCCGGTCGTGATCAATCGTGGCCATTGGCGCGTGGAAGGTGATTTTATGGGCGGCCCCTTTACCAATTTCACATTGCTGGATGAAAAGAACAACAGGGTGATCACGTTGGATGGATTCGTTTATGCTCCTGATCAGGCAAAATTGCCTTTTATCAAGCGCCTCGAAATTATTTTCTCCACCCTGAAAGTGGAATGA
- the guaB gene encoding IMP dehydrogenase, whose product MTNSNEKFVSQGLTYDDVLVVPAYSQVLPYQVDLTTRLTTNITINIPIVSAAMDTVTEYALAIAIAREGGLGFIHKNMSIARQADEVRKVKRSESGMIKDPITLSKDARLSEAVEIMRENKIGGIPIVDKDEILVGILTNRDLRFEKDLTRNVSEIMTKENLVTAPEGIDLKEAEQLLQQYKIEKLPVVTGEGKLIGLVTFKDIKKVKDHPRACKDHFGRLRVGAAIGVTPDMLERVQALIKASVDVVSLDTAHGNSKGVIEAVKQLRENFPDLEIIAGNVATADAAVNLAQAGANAVKVGVGPGSICTTRIIAGIGYPQLSAIIECVRALVPYNIPVIADGGIRYSGDIVKAIVGGASTIMAGSLFAGVEEAPGETVINEGRKFKLYRGMGSVEAMKEGSGDRYFQDPEDEIKKLVAEGIVGRMPFKGSLSEVMYQYIGGLRAGMGYCGAATIEDLMQNKFVLITSAGIRESHPHDVTIVKEAPNYSPH is encoded by the coding sequence ATGACAAATTCCAATGAAAAATTCGTAAGCCAGGGATTGACTTACGATGACGTGCTGGTTGTTCCGGCATATTCCCAGGTACTCCCGTATCAGGTAGATCTCACCACCCGCCTCACCACAAACATTACCATTAATATTCCCATCGTTTCGGCTGCTATGGATACAGTAACCGAATATGCGCTGGCCATCGCCATTGCACGGGAAGGGGGATTGGGCTTTATTCATAAAAATATGAGCATAGCCCGGCAAGCCGATGAAGTAAGAAAGGTAAAGCGCTCTGAAAGCGGGATGATCAAAGATCCGATCACGCTTTCGAAAGATGCGCGGCTCTCTGAGGCCGTAGAGATAATGCGCGAGAATAAGATCGGAGGTATTCCTATTGTGGATAAAGACGAAATTCTGGTCGGCATCCTCACCAACCGCGATCTGAGGTTTGAAAAAGACCTCACGCGCAACGTTTCAGAGATCATGACCAAAGAAAATCTGGTTACCGCACCGGAAGGCATTGATCTCAAGGAAGCAGAGCAACTTCTTCAGCAATATAAAATAGAGAAGTTACCGGTGGTAACCGGAGAAGGTAAACTCATCGGCCTGGTAACTTTCAAGGATATAAAGAAAGTTAAGGATCACCCTCGTGCCTGTAAAGATCATTTTGGCAGGCTGCGGGTAGGCGCGGCCATTGGCGTAACGCCTGATATGCTGGAACGCGTACAGGCGCTGATAAAAGCGAGCGTGGATGTTGTTTCTCTGGATACGGCTCACGGAAACAGCAAGGGCGTAATTGAAGCAGTGAAACAACTCCGGGAAAATTTTCCGGACCTTGAGATCATAGCCGGAAACGTAGCCACCGCAGATGCGGCCGTCAACCTGGCTCAGGCGGGTGCAAATGCTGTAAAGGTAGGCGTGGGTCCGGGCTCCATTTGTACCACACGCATTATAGCGGGCATCGGGTATCCGCAGCTTTCAGCCATCATCGAATGCGTCCGGGCGCTGGTGCCCTATAATATTCCGGTAATCGCAGACGGTGGCATTCGCTATTCCGGAGATATTGTAAAAGCTATTGTTGGCGGAGCAAGCACCATAATGGCTGGTTCGCTGTTCGCTGGGGTTGAAGAGGCTCCCGGAGAAACCGTAATCAATGAGGGGCGGAAATTTAAGCTTTACCGGGGAATGGGTTCCGTAGAGGCCATGAAGGAAGGATCGGGCGACCGCTATTTTCAGGATCCGGAAGATGAGATCAAAAAGCTCGTGGCCGAAGGGATCGTTGGGAGAATGCCGTTTAAAGGTAGCCTGAGTGAGGTAATGTATCAATACATCGGTGGCCTGCGGGCTGGAATGGGCTATTGCGGAGCGGCAACCATTGAGGATCTCATGCAAAACAAGTTTGTGCTCATTACTTCAGCCGGGATCAGAGAAAGCCATCCCCATGACGTTACAATCGTAAAAGAAGCTCCGAACTACAGCCCTCACTGA